Proteins encoded in a region of the Diospyros lotus cultivar Yz01 chromosome 9, ASM1463336v1, whole genome shotgun sequence genome:
- the LOC127810460 gene encoding protein DOWNY MILDEW RESISTANCE 6-like — MMEAATFRSAEAEGFTPLSLYPNFILPENQRPLLSQVQPLSSVPIIDMNGEDSTVAREVSRACEEFGFFQVLNHGVPPDLCRKMMAAASEFFRLPREERAALFTEDKTKAVRLTNYFIKVEGQENVSMWSENFAHPWHPSDSGFTHLLPLNPPQYREVVAEYAKEMGRLMSRLLGLISLGLGLEKDCMEKKIGEDPRLVAQVNYYPPCPDPELTMGLPVHTDLNALTVLLQSGGVRGLQVIKDGRWVAVDPVPDAFVVNLGDQIQVMSNGRYQSVRHRAVSNKAAGRMSVGMFYGPNSGTVVGPIEELLDEQHPPLYRSYLFGEFLREFHKQDGQRPMVKELFQLHHRD; from the exons ATGATGGAGGCTGCAACTTTCAGATCAGCCGAAGCCGAGGGCTTCACCCCTTTATCGTTATACCCCAACTTCATTCTCCCAGAGAACCAGCGGCCATTGTTGTCTCAAGTCCAACCTCTCTCCTCAGTCCCCATCATCGACATGAACGGGGAGGATTCTACAGTGGCCAGGGAGGTATCACGGGCCTGCGAGGAATTCGGCTTCTTCCAAGTCCTCAACCATGGAGTTCCGCCGGATTTGTGCCGGAAAATGATGGCCGCCGCCTCCGAGTTCTTCCGCCTGCCGCGAGAAGAGAGAGCGGCTCTGTTCACAGAGGATAAGACGAAGGCGGTCAGACTCACCAATTACTTCATCAAGGTTGAAGGGCAGGAGAATGTGTCCATGTGGAGTGAAAACTTTGCCCATCCATGGCACCCTTCCGACAGTGGATTCACCCATCTCTTGCCCCTCAATCCTCCCCAATATCG AGAGGTTGTGGCTGAATATGCAAAGGAAATGGGGCGACTAATGAGTCGGTTGCTGGGCTTGATCTCGCTGGGGTTAGGGCTGGAGAAAGATTGCATGGAGAAGAAGATAGGCGAGGATCCAAGGCTGGTAGCACAAGTAAATTACTATCCGCCATGTCCGGATCCAGAGCTCACCATGGGGCTGCCGGTTCACACTGATCTCAATGCTCTCACCGTGCTCTTGCAATCAGGAGGAGTGCGCGGCCTGCAAGTGATCAAAGATGGGCGATGGGTGGCGGTTGATCCCGTGCCAGATGCCTTCGTCGTCAATCTGGGTGATCAAATCCAG GTGATGAGCAATGGAAGGTACCAGAGCGTGCGCCACAGGGCTGTGAGCAACAAGGCAGCGGGGCGCATGTCCGTGGGGATGTTTTATGGGCCCAATAGTGGGACAGTGGTAGGCCCAATAGAGGAGCTGCTCGATGAGCAACACCCGCCACTGTATCGCAGCTATCTTTTCGGCGAGTTTCTGCGGGAATTCCACAAGCAAGACGGCCAGAGGCCAATGGTGAAGGAACTTTTCCAGCTGCACCACCGCGACTAA
- the LOC127810461 gene encoding protein HHL1, chloroplastic isoform X1, with protein sequence MRIAMDVSMSLNALVRLPMSNSRIHDEGLIRHSLFSSRTTTQKAAQQRKQPLLVVEAKGKKGMMSRQFQRSPAPALPKIEDDGNPRFVIFIRMADVYLWYPLSIITGGTTAKIMVAAKDNFLGKYIYKDTLARNLAAVIYRDEKEIQKTAFKQHRLLQTAKEFRYGYKLVENNNLRGAVSTTDVIELPTQDELKTVLDKVKDFFGDAKDSFGKITALNSTTDEETGEKPKEKSKVKG encoded by the exons ATGAGAATAGCAATGGATGTGAGCATGTCTCTGAATGCGCTTGTTCGGCTACCCATGTCAAATTCAAGAATACACGACGAGGGTTTGATCAGACACTCTTTGTTCTCTTCTCGGACCACGACCCAGAAGGCTGCTCAGCAGAGGAAGCAACCCCTCTTGGTGGTTGAAGCCAAGGGCAAAAAAGGGATGATGTCTCGTCAGTTCCAGCGCTCGCCGGCGCCTGCTCTTCCCAAGATTGAAGACGATGGTAACCCTCGATTTGTCATCTTCATCCGCATGGCCGAT GTTTATCTTTGGTACCCACTTAGTATTATAACTGGCGGTACAACTGCAAAGATTATGGTTGCAGCTAAAGATAATTTTCTTGGGAAGTACATATACAAAGACACTCTTGCTAGGAATCTCGCGGCAGTTATTTACAGA GATGAGAAGGAGATACAAAAGACGGCATTTAAACAGCATCGTCTTTTGCAGACAGCTAAGGAGTTTAGATATGGCTACAAGTTAGTG GAGAATAACAATTTGAGAGGAGCAGTTTCTACCACAGATGTTATTGAG CTCCCAACACAAGATGAGCTTAAAACAGTTCTAGATAAAGTGAAAGACTTCTTTGGGGATGCCAAGGATTCTTTTGGGAAGATAACAGCCCTAAATTCGACTACAGATGAGGAGACGGGGGAAAAACCGAAAGAGAAATCCAA GGTGAAAGGCTGA
- the LOC127810461 gene encoding protein HHL1, chloroplastic isoform X2 has product MRIAMDVSMSLNALVRLPMSNSRIHDEGLIRHSLFSSRTTTQKAAQQRKQPLLVVEAKGKKGMMSRQFQRSPAPALPKIEDDGNPRFVIFIRMADVYLWYPLSIITGGTTAKIMVAAKDNFLGKYIYKDTLARNLAAVIYRDEKEIQKTAFKQHRLLQTAKEFRYGYKLVENNNLRGAVSTTDVIELPTQDELKTVLDKVKDFFGDAKDSFGKITALNSTTDEETGEKPKEKSK; this is encoded by the exons ATGAGAATAGCAATGGATGTGAGCATGTCTCTGAATGCGCTTGTTCGGCTACCCATGTCAAATTCAAGAATACACGACGAGGGTTTGATCAGACACTCTTTGTTCTCTTCTCGGACCACGACCCAGAAGGCTGCTCAGCAGAGGAAGCAACCCCTCTTGGTGGTTGAAGCCAAGGGCAAAAAAGGGATGATGTCTCGTCAGTTCCAGCGCTCGCCGGCGCCTGCTCTTCCCAAGATTGAAGACGATGGTAACCCTCGATTTGTCATCTTCATCCGCATGGCCGAT GTTTATCTTTGGTACCCACTTAGTATTATAACTGGCGGTACAACTGCAAAGATTATGGTTGCAGCTAAAGATAATTTTCTTGGGAAGTACATATACAAAGACACTCTTGCTAGGAATCTCGCGGCAGTTATTTACAGA GATGAGAAGGAGATACAAAAGACGGCATTTAAACAGCATCGTCTTTTGCAGACAGCTAAGGAGTTTAGATATGGCTACAAGTTAGTG GAGAATAACAATTTGAGAGGAGCAGTTTCTACCACAGATGTTATTGAG CTCCCAACACAAGATGAGCTTAAAACAGTTCTAGATAAAGTGAAAGACTTCTTTGGGGATGCCAAGGATTCTTTTGGGAAGATAACAGCCCTAAATTCGACTACAGATGAGGAGACGGGGGAAAAACCGAAAGAGAAATCCAAGTGA